Below is a window of Arabidopsis thaliana chromosome 2, partial sequence DNA.
atatgtatataagaTATGTTGTTATGTTAAAATGGAAGATTTCgttcatattatattttccaATAGATCTTTTGTACTATTAATTGTCGTATGAGTGGAATTAGAACAAAACTCAGCTAAttgtgaaaaataaatgttagGTCCAGTTGAGTTTCGCCAAACTTGTTGTTATTATCATGATGTAGTCAAAGAAGCTGGTGTGGCACTGAGAATTAAGAACAAGCAGAGCAAGAAAACTAATGAAATTTCCGTGgaatgagaagagaaaactTGGAACAAAGAGTTTGTTAATCTCTGTTTTATTAATAAGTGAAACCAAATAAGAAGTTCGTGGCCTGAGAAGATTAGACTTGGTCCAAAAAAGTTTGTTAATATATCACTTGTCACCTGTGGATAGATGGAAAATTTGGCAATTCctagaaaaacataaaccattCGCCACTATTTGAAATTCCATTGTTGTTGGGACTGATAGCCCGTTATTTGTTCTGTTCCTTTCCTATTTAACCATACAAAGATAGTCTATCGTTTTCAAAGATCatcaatttagttttttttttttaatcactcTTTCAAATAAGATAAACACGCCTTCCAATTTCATATACACCGCAAGGAAAATTGAAatctttataataataaaaaatctttgGAAATTAAACAAGTACGAAAAAATGAAATCGGTACGGTGTGAAAGAGAAAGTAGGAGAAGTAGAATAAAAGGTAGAAAAGTGACATTACCATGGtcaatacatttttattgGAGGAATAGACGAAACAAACGTACGTTGAAAAGCGAAGAGTTCGTTAATCTATGAGAAGAACACGCAAAGTCTTTACACTTTTGACAGCACCTTCAACGTGATCAAGCCGCAAAAACAATTTacttcaaaaatttatttttttaaaaatcgtactttcaaaaaaagaagaagaagaaaaagatgttttagacttttaaTCCATTTTAGAcctaaaatgatattttttccGTGAAGTAGTTTATGATTAGTGTTTGCCTATCTCAGCTAGCTTAATTTTTGTCTGaccaatgtaaaaaaaaaagtttttgtctGATGAACaatgtaaattatattattattgcaTATATCTTCATCGTAAAAGTAGTTTCGTATGTGACCCATGGAGGAAATATAGATTTGAATTCGGTAATACCTAAGATAGCAGCCAAACGTCTTGAGCTACTTGGCTATAGGTCCTTGGCAATAGTGTGGATTCAATATTGGTAACTTAATAATGGTCACGACTCACGTTGGATTTGCTGCCTATGCAAGATGGTTTGTGGGGACACACGATCAATGCATGCGgacaattattttattgaacgATTAGCTTTACTTGCCAATAAATACATTTGGTAAACGTTACAAGATCtgataatttttgttttatgcaACTCTAGTTAGGTTACGCTGAATGTATTTTCAAAGTTTgtagtatatatttattatttaatccAATTTTGTTCAGGcctaaaaaaaattacgatCATGCATGCATGTTTGGATGAGCCATCCACATATGTAAGATTTTACGACCAAAGTTTCATTGTCAAATCAGAATTTTTATCAAATCATTCTGAAGTATGttatttaaatattcaaaagatGACAAAGAAGATTATGGAACAAGtataaatggaaaataatatttggatGATTGGAGCAACATGGTTACGGAACGTGACAATTGGAGAAGAATACGGATCGAAATTGGAACAATGATCACACCGAAAGGTTCTTtaaatttctccaaaattaaatttctttcGTATACTTGAATGTTTTCTTAAGTCAAACATTTGATTACTCACATTTTTCAAGTTCATGCATTTAAATTAACGTGCTAATGGCGAGACTaagaaagataagattttTAACTACTCGAATATACTTTTCCGGtaattacttaattaatattcAAGGTCAATTGGAGGATCATGATGCCGAATGAGTACTAATTGCATTCATGTTCAAGGGATCGAAGTTGATTTGTGACTCAACCCTTTGCTTAAACCTAGAAGAGTGGTGCTATATGAAAATTTGAGTATGTGCTATAGGATAAGCTTTTAGCCCAAGTTatgtatgtttttaaaaaacatttcgTTGCTTTCTTTAActagaaaatatatgtatattataatatatctaGTATACCAACCAATCCCAAGTAAAGTAAAGCTTATtgaaactaaaccaaatcaacTTATGaatcaacatatttttttctaatataatgtAACTtcaaacgaaacaaaaaacaatcagaatttattttaaattaattgtttagataaaaataCAATGAAAAGAGTATTATTTAATTGTTCGGATAGTAATAATACTAGTGATTATTCATTTCTCGGCTTAGTTTTGAAAActgatcaaaaccaaaccagaaaaaaactataaaaccGTATGAAATACTGAAAATCCCAATAGGTATGTACATAATGATGTATGATATATCTGATCAAGTATAAGGATTCGAGTATGCGACCATATAGTCATATACCAATCatcaaactatatatagattttcaaatattatttattttacagaCTCATAATTATGTTGTCTATGGCTGATCACATGCATTGCAAGATCTCAAAAATATCATGTATAAATTCACGTAACACATTTATTACGCATGCATATATGCTTTGCCGCATTTATGTAGAAGGACATCATGTTGAGTTCATGTTTCTCTTTGATTGTTACGTATTTTGTCTAAATACTGACCAAATATTAGTTGTTTCGTTACGTAATTATGTTAGTTGAGGTTGGAGACTGATTTTCAGAAGCAATTTACACCTTAATTAGTAAATATCATTAACCGCAGTAACATACTGATATTTACTGGCACTGGTCCTTCAATCTTCTAATTATAGttaaactaaatttgaaaatttgatcaTGTCATaagagcaagaaaaaaaattcgtgaataattctttcatttttatggGCTTTTAGTATTTTAGAAGATAGAGTGACCATTTTATTTAATGTAGTCGTTGACATTTACACACTATATTAAAACTCGATATAGCCATGTGATCATGATGGATATAAACTCAAATCGATTTGTTAATTGAGAAGCCaatctaatttaattattcaacataaaaaataaacagtcTATTTTTGTGTCTTCAGATGGCAATTGTTATTAGTTTTCATCGAATTGATCCAGCCATCTACATACATAACATAAAGGCGCGGGGAAATTAAACATACATCATATTTGTAGACTTGTAGTtgtgaattttgaaaaagtaaTACAAAGTATGTAATGGAAAAAATGTATCGTTTCTAGACTTGGAAAACGTTGGGCTTTGAAccagaagaaggaaacataTTGGGTTTCTGAAAGGTAAACGAGACCTACAAATACAGTCCTTCATAAATAATGGGCCCATAACATCCATACTTGTGTGAGACAGACGTTTGTTATGTCTTCAATCATGAACATATAATtcctttttttcatttttttcagcAAGAACAAATAATTCTTAATCAACTTacaactttaaattttttatgcTTGTTATATGATATTATGTTAAGGCATGGCTCaatgtttttagattttcaacCAAGGCCTATATTGAGAATTTGAGAGcttataactttttcttttcttttcaactgtacgataaattaaaataatgtataGAGAGGTTTGCAGGAGCCATGCCTTGCATATATTCCCGCCCAATTATCCTGCAGAATTTTCTCCACGTGACATTACAGTAAATTCCAACAGTGCATGATagataatttttgtttctaagtTTCTTCTCCACTTGATTGATATATTCTGCTGTTTTATTTACCGCATTATACATCAGATTCACCTTCTTTACCGAAGTttgattacaaatttacaaagtATCGTGAAATCGTCATGGGTAATAAAATCATGACACCAACATACTAAACTTGAAATCTTAAAAAgcataaacagaaaaaataatattattatctGAATCAATTGATTAAGTTCAAAAGAATATCAAACTGTTTATgtaaagagacaaaaaaaatattttctgatTCAGTGAATTAAGTTGATAAGGAAACTGATCAATAAGCATTTGCATATAGATAACGTGGAAACTGAGAGTACAACTTTGTTTTGCAATAATTCATGCATGCGTCGCTTTATCGACTAATATTCGTACATAACAAGTTGTACTCACACAAGTCATAAGTACATTATCATTAAATAACATAGACTATGGAATCAAGTAACATTTAGGTCACTTATATTTTAATGCACCGCATCTAACGCGATTAGTCATTAATACACGGATCGTCcgatctaaaataaaatttgtttttattttatatatacagtatataacCTTTCTCattatttcttcttaaatCATTACAATCATCACAAAGCCATCGCAAATTAGAAGAGATTTAAGATGGCCAACAACATCTCCTTTCCTTGCGCcatcatatttttctctatcaatattttcttcttaatcaaGTCATCACACGCAATGCCATCGTTTAACGTCCAAAGGTACGGAGCTAGAGGTGATGGGAGAGCAGATGCGACCAAGTCCTTTTTGACAGCTTGGTCATTAGCCTGCGGCTCACGGGCTCGAGCCATGGTCTACGTTCCCCGTGGAACATATTTGGTCAAAAACCTAGTCTTTTGGGGTCCTTGCAAGAACATTATAACTTTCAAAAACGATGGAACACTCGTGGCTCCAGCGAACTACTGGGATATAGGTAATTCCGGTTATTGGATTCTTTTCGCTAAAGTAAACCGGATCTCGGTTTACGGTGGCACCATTGATGCTAGAGGAGCTGGTTATTGGTCTTGTAGAAAGAAAGGTAGTCATTGTCCTCAAGGTGCAAGGGTATGTTTACATCAAAACTAGCGGATTTGATTTGTTCATTTATTAGCTAgttatattaatttgatttaattataattGGACATGGCTTCTTTTGCAGTCTATATCGTTCAGCTGGTGCAATAACGTTCTACTAAGTGGTCTATCGTCGTTTAATAGCCAGAATATGCACGTCACGGTTCATCATTCTTCTAATGTTCGGATTGAAAACGTAAGAATTAGGGCTCCAAGTGGAAGCCCTAACACCGATGGTATCCACGTACAGTCTTCTTCTGGAGTCACCATTAGTGGCGGAACCATTGCGACCGGTGATGACTGCATTGCACTTAGTCAAGGATCTAGGAACATTTGGATCGAACGTGTCAATTGTGGACCGGGACATGGAATCAGGTAACTAGGAATTCAACAATAATCAACTTAAATGCGATGGTTGAGTGCCAATTAAAGCAATTTTGCTTGTAAATGTGATGCAGCATTGGGAGTCTTGGGGATTACGCTAATGAGGAAGGTGTGCAAAATGTAACCGTTACGAGCTCTGTTTTCACCAAGACGCAGAACGGAGTAAGAATAAAGACATGGGCTAGGCCTAGCAGAGGGTTTGTGAATAATGTGGTATTTCGAAATTTGATAATGAATAATGTTGAAAATCCGGTGATAATCGATCAAAACTATTGTCCTAATGGAAAAGGTTGTCCTCGCCAGGTATATAATCTAGTCAATTTAGCTTAACTCAAATCCTAAATCTAGTCTTTATTTAATGGAATCTTATTATGATTGATCAAACAGAGCTCTGGAGTGAAGATAAGTGGAGTGACTTTTGCAAACATAAAGGGGACATCAACAACACCAATAGCAATGAAGTTGGATTGTAGTGGAAGCAATCATTGCACAGGGCTTAGGTTACAAGACATTAAGCTTACTTACATGAGAAGATCATCAGCTTCTTATTGTAGGAACGCCCATGGACGAGCCTCTGGAGTTATGGTTCCAAGGAATTGTATGTGAAATCATGATCCatgattatttatttgggTTTATATAGTACatgtaaaccctaaaattgTTGGATGTAGATATATTCTAAAGTgatatttgtttgatgtttttataACCTTAGATTCATCCGAATTTGAATGTGGTGAAACTCTTTGGTGtgaatgaaattgaaaaaaaggaaaaagagagaagaaatcaatttGATTGTTCGCTTATCAATGTGCTTGTGCCATATCTGCTTTGCTTGTGAAAATCAATTTCGTAACGGTAATAGGTCATATAATAACAAGGgataataaaatagtaaatttgatcccaaaaaaagtaacatcctttttctttttttttgataaaaggtTAGGGTTAACAAAAGTTCCATCTGACAGATCCAATTgactcatttttattttatttgatggTTAATATATTGgcatcacaaaaaaaataaaaaaaatacaatgttGAATCTTAACTTCTCTCGATTCAATGATTTTTGTATCACAagggaaaaaataaactatgaccataaaaaataataaactgaTAGTGAACCTGTAATGAGAGTAATACAAGTATTGTATGTTTCATATCGTGTCGTGTGAATggtgtggaaaaaaaaaacaaaaaaacaatcgtGTGAATGGTTTGGATGACGTGTCTATATAAAATTGGTTGAGGCTTTTAGGTTGACTATGTAGCACCGCAAGATTCGGAGGACGGAGGGTCTCTTTACTATTTAACCGCTGAGATCTGATCTCTTCCGTTCCGTTATCACATGGCACGTGCCAATTACCATAACATAAGGCTcatattatgatgaaatatatgtttttctaatttaattggttttgtttttttataaaaattattatccaAGATGGAACAAATGAAATCACTTTTGTTTGAGATCACGTAATAACCTTACAAAAGTTATCCTTCTTACTTGCTCTGTTATCCCCCTTAATTCTCTGTGCATCTTTTGAAAATACCTTCGGTCTAAAGCCAACATGTTCGAAACTTTGAATATTGAAATtaattacaacaaaataactaaacttATTGATTTGGTTCGCTGCAGAAGATAACcattaataattaagaattgAGACCAACCGTCATTGATGAcgtatattaatatttaatcttccactttataactttttataGGCATCGTTTAAGTTTAACTAAAAGCCAATACAAGAACAAATCGAACTATTGATATCTCTAACGGTGAAATGACTGGATTTCGGTGATGATTAAATTTGGATGAAATGACACTAGCGACATTGTGGAAAATGTTCCTTTGATCAAAGGTTCCCTCGCGATATTGGACACTCACCCTACATTAGATTCATCTGCAACACATTCCTTTGAAATGTCGTCGTTCTTCACCATTATATGCGCTAATTAAATCGGTTTCTTTCTGATGAGCAAGAACCTGATGATACTAAACCTTAGTTCTTCTGCAACTAAcctaataaattattattacttgCTCTGTAATGCCTTCTTAGTTCCCTGTAAAGCTTTTGATAATACCTTCCGTCCCAAGCCAACATGCTTGAgtattcaaatcaaaaattattaattacgctagttggagaagaaaatcaTTTAAGAATTGAGACTAACCGTCATTGGTAACGGTACGGACTACGGCCCATCTCCATTTACGTAAACCCCATCTGATAATTATTCTAATACATGTTGATTTCCCAAATGGccatatatttaattatgttacATCCCATGTTACATGTTGCTTATTACGTGATACGTAAACATTGGTTGACTTTCagtattctttctttttttcctaagagtttttgttgactaaCGCTGGTCAAGACCGTAGGATTCGGTGgcgtttcttcttctacggACACGATTGAATATAAGATTTCCATAGTCCACATGTCACATGCCATAAATTATGCAACACATGAAACCTGATCCAATTTATGTATATTCTTAGATAAATACTggagtatatatattaaatataattttaaccGAAGAACGATAGAAAAGTCCATGGGCACTAGCatgctttcttttattttattttgaaattaccTATTTAGTACTATTGAAACTAACATATACAAGCGAACATGGATCACATGCTTACTCGTTTTTAGATCAGCATTATTTAAGGAATTCACAACTgcttatcatcatcacatgTGATTATGCGAACCGTACATATCATTCATTTGAATTTAATCAAACAATCATTAGCTATTATAATTTAAACGTacgtttactttttaaaaaatatccaaacatACCACTATCTACacaatta
It encodes the following:
- a CDS encoding Pectin lyase-like superfamily protein (Pectin lyase-like superfamily protein; FUNCTIONS IN: polygalacturonase activity; INVOLVED IN: carbohydrate metabolic process; LOCATED IN: endomembrane system; EXPRESSED IN: root, carpel; EXPRESSED DURING: 4 anthesis; CONTAINS InterPro DOMAIN/s: Pectin lyase fold/virulence factor (InterPro:IPR011050), Pectin lyase fold (InterPro:IPR012334), Glycoside hydrolase, family 28 (InterPro:IPR000743), Parallel beta-helix repeat (InterPro:IPR006626); BEST Arabidopsis thaliana protein match is: Pectin lyase-like superfamily protein (TAIR:AT2G43890.1); Has 4195 Blast hits to 4175 proteins in 547 species: Archae - 4; Bacteria - 1296; Metazoa - 14; Fungi - 1271; Plants - 1481; Viruses - 2; Other Eukaryotes - 127 (source: NCBI BLink).); its protein translation is MANNISFPCAIIFFSINIFFLIKSSHAMPSFNVQRYGARGDGRADATKSFLTAWSLACGSRARAMVYVPRGTYLVKNLVFWGPCKNIITFKNDGTLVAPANYWDIGNSGYWILFAKVNRISVYGGTIDARGAGYWSCRKKGSHCPQGARSISFSWCNNVLLSGLSSFNSQNMHVTVHHSSNVRIENVRIRAPSGSPNTDGIHVQSSSGVTISGGTIATGDDCIALSQGSRNIWIERVNCGPGHGISIGSLGDYANEEGVQNVTVTSSVFTKTQNGVRIKTWARPSRGFVNNVVFRNLIMNNVENPVIIDQNYCPNGKGCPRQSSGVKISGVTFANIKGTSTTPIAMKLDCSGSNHCTGLRLQDIKLTYMRRSSASYCRNAHGRASGVMVPRNCM
- a CDS encoding Pectin lyase-like superfamily protein produces the protein MANNISFPCAIIFFSINIFFLIKSSHAMPSFNVQRYGARGDGRADATKSFLTAWSLACGSRARAMVYVPRGTYLVKNLVFWGPCKNIITFKNDGTLVAPANYWDIGNSGYWILFAKVNRISVYGGTIDARGAGYWSCRKKGSHCPQGARSISFSWCNNVLLSGLSSFNSQNMHVTVHHSSNVRIENVRIRAPSGSPNTDGIHVQSSSGVTISGGTIATGDDCIALSQGSRNIWIERVNCGPGHGISIGSLGDYANEEGVQNVTVTSSVFTKTQNGVRIKTWARPSRGFVNNVVFRNLIMNNVENPVIIDQNYCPNGKGCPRQVYNLVNLA